In Arvicanthis niloticus isolate mArvNil1 chromosome 4, mArvNil1.pat.X, whole genome shotgun sequence, a single window of DNA contains:
- the Tars2 gene encoding threonine--tRNA ligase, mitochondrial, producing MGLCLRWRRLVFPLPGFRRCELHTVHEAAVPTPPHWLAERFGLFEELWTAQVKKLASITQKKARPIKISLPEGQKVDAVSWNTTPYQLAQQISSTLADTAVAAEVNGELYDLDRPLETDCHLRFLTFDSPEGKAVFWHSSAHVLGAAAEQQLGAVLCRGPSTESGFYHDFFLEKERTVRSAELPILERICQEIIATAQPFRRLEASLDQLRQLFKDNHFKLHLIEEKVTGGTATVYGCGMSVDLCQGPHLRHTGQIGALKLLTNSSALWKFSGTPETLQRVSGISFPKAELLRTWEARREEAELRDHRRIGKEQELFFFHELSPGSCFFLPRGTRVYNALVAFIRAEYARRGFSEVKTPTLFSTKLWEQSGHWEHYRADMFSLKPPGTDGVDNSQSSHPARCPKDKLALKPMNCPAHCLMFAHRPRSWRELPIRLADFGVLHRAEASGSLGGLTRLWGFQQDDAHIFCALNQLEAEIRGCLDFLRSVYSVLGFSFHLALSTRPSGFLGEPSLWDQAEQVLQQALEEFGEPWDLNPGDGAFYGPKIDVHLHDALGRPHQCGTIQLDFQLPLRFDLQYKGPEGVPECPVLIHRAVLGSVERLLGVLAESCGGKWPLWLSPLQVVVIPVRTEQEEYAKQVQQCLQAAGLVSDLDADSALTLSRRVRRAQLAHYNFQFVVGQREQSQRTVSIRTRDNRQLGERGLAEAVQRLLELQDARVPNAEEVF from the exons ATGGGTCTCTGTCTGAGGTGGCGCCGGCTTGTGTTCCCACTCCCCGGGTTCCGCCGCTGCGAGCTCCACACAGTGCATGAG GCCGCTGTACCAACTCCTCCACATTGGTTGGCAGAACGATTTGGCCTTTTTGAGGAGCTATGGACTGCTCAGGTGAAAAAGTTAGCAAGTATAACACAGAAGAAAGCCCGGCCTATTAAGATATCActtcctgaaggccagaaggtagATGCTGTTTCGTGGAACACAACCCCTTACCAACTGGCCCAGCAAATCAG TTCAACACTGGCTGACACTGCAGTGGCTGCTGAAGTAAATGGAGAACTTTATGATCTGGACCGACCCTTGGAGACAGACTGTCACCTCAGATTTCTGACATTTGATTCCCCAGAGGGCAAAGCA GTGTTCTGGCACTCTAGTGCCCATGTTCTGGGTGCAGCAGCTGAGCAACAACTGGGTGCTGTTCTCTGCCGGGGTCCAAGTACGGAATCGGGCTTTTACCATGATTTCTTTCTGGAAAAAGAACG GACAGTCCGCAGCGCAGAGTTGCCCATTTTAGAACGGATTTGCCAGGAGATCATAGCTACTGCACAACCTTTCCGAAGGCTAGAGGCTTCCCTGGATCAGCTTCGCCAGCTCTTCAAG GATAACCACTTTAAGCTTCATCTGATCGAGGAGAAAGTGACAGGCGGAACGGCAACAGTGTATGG GTGTGGCATGTCGGTTGACCTGTGCCAGGGTCCCCATCTCCGGCACACTGGACAGATTGGAGCACTGAAGCTTCTCACG AACTCCTCAGCCTTGTGGAAGTTCTCTGGAACGCCTGAGACACTGCAGAGGGTATCAGGAATTTCTTTCCCCAAGGCAGAGTTACTGAGGACTTGGGAAGCTCGAAGGGAGGAAGCAGAGTTAAGAGACCACAGACGCATCGGGAAG GAACAGGAACTCTTCTTCTTCCATGAACTGAGCCCTGGGAGCTGCTTTTTCTTGCCACGAGGGACAAGAGTCTATAATGCCCTGGTGGCTTTCATCAGG GCTGAGTATGCCCGCCGTGGTTTCTCAGAGGTGAAAACTCCCACGCTGTTCTCTACAAAACTCTGGGAACAGTCAGGGCACTGGGAGCATTACAGGGCAGACATGTTTTCCCTGAAGCCTCCAGGCACTGATGGTGTTGACAACTCCCAGAGCAGCCATCCTGCCAGGTGTCCCAAAGACAAGCTTGCTCTAAAGCCCATGAATTGCCCTGCACACTG CCTGATGTTTGCCCACCGGCCCAGATCCTGGCGAGAACTGCCTATACGACTAGCTGATTTCGGAGTCCTGCATCGGGCTGAGGCCTCTGGCAGTCTGGGAGGATTAACGAGGCTGTGGGGCTTCCAGCAGGATGATGCTCACATCTTCTGTGCACTCAATCAG CTAGAAGCAGAGATCCGGGGCTGCCTTGATTTTCTCCGGTCTGTTTACTCGGTTCTTGGTTTTTCCTTCCACCTGGCTTTATCTACCAGACCATCTGGCTTCCTAGGGGAGCCCAGCCTATGGGACCAGGCTGAGCAG GTCCTACAACAAGCCTTGGAGGAGTTTGGAGAACCCTGGGACCTCAACCCTGGAGATGGGGCTTTCTATGGGCCTAAG ATTGATGTGCACCTCCACGATGCCCTCGGGCGGCCCCATCAGTGTGGGACAATCCAGCTTGACTTCCAGCTGCCACTGAGATTTGACCTACAGTACAAGGG GCCGGAGGGGGTCCCAGAGTGTCCAGTCCTCATTCACCGAGCAGTGCTTGGTTCTGTGGAAAGACTGTTGGGAGTGCTGGCAGAAAGCTGTGGGGGGAAATG GCCCCTGTGGCTCTCCCCACTCCAGGTGGTGGTCATCCCTGTGAGGACAGAGCAAGAGGAATATGCCAAGCAG GTGCAACAGTGTCTGCAGGCTGCAGGACTTGTGAGTGATCTCGATGCAGACTCTGCACTAACCCTCAGCCGGAGAGTCCGTCGGGCCCAGCTTGCCCACTACAATTTTCAGTTTG TGGTTGGCCAGCGAGAGCAGAGTCAAAGGACAGTGAGCATACGCACTCGGGATAACCGGCAGCTCGGGGAGCGAGGCCTGGCTGAGGCCGTGCAGAGactgctggagttacaggacgCCAGGGTCCCCAATGCAGAAGAAGTGTTCTGA